One genomic window of Corynebacterium pseudotuberculosis includes the following:
- the tkt gene encoding transketolase: MTLSPELKALTTPRYPADWSEVDTLAVDTARVLAADAVQKCGSGHPGTAMSLAPLAYTLYQRIMHHDPADTEWTGRDRFVLSCGHSSLTQYVQLYLGGFGLELDDLKALRTWGALTPGHPEYRHTKGVEITTGPLGQGLASAVGMAMASRRERGLFDPQAEAGTSPFDHYVYVIASDGDLQEGVTAEASSLAGTQQLGNLIVFWDDNHISIEKDTEIAFNENVVERYRAYNWQVIEIEGGEDIASIEKAVEEAKADTTRPTFIRLRTVIGYPAPTKMNSGAVHGAALGEDEVAATKKVLGFDPKKSFDVAESVIAHTRKLAARSADIRVAWQEKFDAWAAANPENKALFDRLSRRELPEGFDAELPTWEPDDKGVATRKASEATLQALGKTMPELWGGSADLAGSNNTVIKGQPSFGPASITTDTWSTDPYGRNLHFGIREHAMGAIVNGISLHGPTRPYAGTFLIFSDYMRPAVRLAALMGTDAYYVWTHDSIGLGEDGPTHQPVEQMAALRAIPGVSMLRPADANETAAAWRAALMYKEGPKGLALTRQNVPVLEGTKEKAREGVQRGAYILVEGSKTTPDVILMASGSEVQLAVEAAQRLEKEGIAARVVSVPCLDWFEEQDRDYQESILPPEVTARVSVEAGLALSWYRHLGTRGRAVSLEHFGASAPYEKLFEEFGITTDAVVSAAHDSLNA, from the coding sequence GTGACTTTGTCTCCAGAGCTCAAGGCTTTGACAACTCCCCGCTACCCTGCCGATTGGTCTGAGGTAGATACTTTGGCGGTCGATACCGCACGTGTGCTCGCGGCAGATGCTGTCCAAAAGTGTGGATCGGGCCACCCCGGAACCGCTATGAGCTTGGCGCCTCTGGCATACACCCTCTATCAGCGCATCATGCATCATGATCCCGCCGATACCGAATGGACGGGTCGTGACCGTTTTGTCTTGTCCTGCGGACACAGCTCTCTTACTCAATATGTCCAGCTGTATCTAGGCGGTTTTGGCCTAGAGTTAGATGATCTGAAAGCCTTACGCACCTGGGGTGCTCTTACCCCTGGCCACCCAGAATATCGGCATACAAAAGGGGTAGAAATTACCACCGGTCCGCTGGGGCAAGGCTTAGCATCTGCTGTTGGCATGGCTATGGCTTCTCGACGCGAACGAGGTCTATTTGATCCGCAAGCAGAAGCTGGCACCTCGCCTTTTGATCACTACGTATATGTCATCGCCTCCGATGGCGACCTGCAGGAAGGTGTGACTGCAGAAGCCAGTTCATTAGCAGGAACCCAACAGCTGGGCAATCTCATTGTTTTCTGGGATGACAACCACATCTCTATTGAAAAAGACACCGAAATCGCTTTCAACGAAAACGTTGTGGAACGCTACCGGGCTTATAACTGGCAGGTTATTGAAATCGAAGGCGGCGAAGATATCGCCTCCATCGAAAAAGCTGTAGAGGAAGCCAAAGCAGATACCACGCGTCCCACGTTCATCCGTCTGCGCACTGTAATCGGTTATCCCGCTCCAACAAAGATGAACAGTGGAGCTGTCCACGGTGCAGCTTTAGGTGAGGATGAAGTCGCTGCGACCAAGAAAGTCTTAGGTTTTGATCCTAAAAAATCCTTCGACGTCGCTGAGAGCGTGATAGCACACACCCGTAAACTTGCTGCTCGCAGTGCAGACATTCGCGTAGCTTGGCAGGAAAAGTTTGACGCCTGGGCCGCCGCTAACCCGGAAAACAAGGCCTTGTTCGATCGTCTTTCGCGTCGGGAACTTCCTGAAGGCTTCGACGCTGAACTCCCCACCTGGGAACCAGATGACAAGGGAGTTGCTACCCGCAAGGCTTCCGAGGCTACGCTTCAGGCCCTGGGCAAGACCATGCCTGAGCTATGGGGTGGCTCAGCGGACCTAGCGGGGTCCAATAACACGGTGATCAAAGGCCAGCCATCTTTCGGTCCCGCTTCTATCACTACTGACACGTGGTCAACTGATCCTTATGGCCGTAACCTACACTTTGGCATCCGAGAGCACGCTATGGGTGCAATTGTCAACGGAATCTCACTTCACGGCCCTACACGACCGTACGCCGGAACTTTCCTTATTTTCTCCGATTACATGCGTCCAGCCGTACGTCTCGCGGCTCTCATGGGCACCGATGCCTATTATGTATGGACCCACGATTCCATCGGCCTAGGAGAAGATGGCCCCACGCATCAGCCTGTAGAACAGATGGCTGCACTCCGTGCGATTCCTGGCGTCTCTATGCTGCGCCCTGCCGATGCGAATGAGACGGCGGCAGCATGGCGAGCTGCACTGATGTATAAGGAAGGCCCTAAAGGCCTTGCTCTAACTCGACAAAATGTTCCAGTTTTGGAAGGCACCAAGGAGAAGGCACGTGAAGGAGTACAACGCGGTGCTTATATCCTCGTGGAAGGATCCAAGACTACTCCTGACGTTATTTTGATGGCCAGTGGCTCTGAGGTACAACTCGCAGTTGAAGCTGCCCAACGTCTAGAAAAAGAAGGAATTGCCGCTCGAGTGGTATCCGTTCCTTGTCTGGATTGGTTCGAGGAACAAGACCGTGACTATCAGGAATCTATTTTGCCACCTGAAGTCACTGCTCGTGTCTCTGTAGAAGCCGGCCTTGCCTTGTCCTGGTATAGGCACCTTGGTACTCGAGGACGCGCAGTTTCTCTTGAACATTTCGGTGCATCCGCGCCTTATGAAAAGCTCTTTGAAGAATTCGGTATCACTACTGATGCGGTCGTCTCAGCCGCACACGATTCCTTGAACGCCTAG
- the pgl gene encoding 6-phosphogluconolactonase: protein MVTVCPVSDLDAVASTAAEKIVTLCQSVRETGGITGDGTARIVLTGGGAGIRTLEKLVDAPIDWSRVHVFFGDERHVPVTDPESNEGQARQALLDRIDIPEENIHGYRLGELSPVDSAKEYTQVINTYAPQGFDLHLLGMGGEGHINSIFPHTEVAAEQTRLVMQVTDSPKPPAERVTLTFPAITRAQRVWLLVAGAEKAEAAYHVAAGSNPLDWPAAGAQGEQETLLIVAQDAAP, encoded by the coding sequence ATGGTTACTGTTTGCCCAGTATCTGATCTCGACGCAGTCGCATCAACAGCAGCTGAAAAGATCGTGACCTTGTGCCAGTCTGTTAGAGAAACCGGCGGTATTACCGGCGATGGCACAGCACGCATCGTCCTCACTGGCGGTGGCGCAGGAATCCGAACGCTAGAGAAGCTTGTCGACGCCCCCATCGATTGGTCACGAGTTCATGTTTTTTTTGGAGATGAACGTCATGTCCCAGTCACTGATCCTGAGTCTAACGAGGGCCAGGCGCGTCAAGCGCTGTTGGACCGCATTGATATCCCGGAAGAAAACATCCATGGGTATCGTTTAGGAGAGCTCTCCCCTGTTGATTCTGCCAAAGAATACACACAGGTAATTAACACCTATGCCCCTCAGGGGTTCGATCTCCATCTGCTCGGTATGGGAGGCGAAGGGCATATCAACTCGATATTCCCGCATACTGAGGTTGCAGCCGAACAAACTCGTTTGGTCATGCAAGTGACAGACTCTCCGAAGCCCCCAGCAGAAAGAGTAACTCTAACGTTCCCAGCGATTACCCGCGCTCAGCGTGTTTGGCTACTTGTTGCAGGGGCTGAAAAGGCAGAAGCGGCCTATCATGTTGCCGCCGGTTCAAACCCCCTCGATTGGCCAGCTGCAGGTGCACAGGGCGAGCAAGAAACGCTGCTTATTGTTGCTCAGGATGCTGCCCCTTAA
- a CDS encoding glucose-6-phosphate dehydrogenase assembly protein OpcA, which produces MIFELPDTDTREISKALVRLRDKGGQVTTSRVLTLIVVAKESDDITAITNATHDSSGEHPSRVIVLITGSVEGDSQVDAEVRIGGDAGASEIILIKLRGRVAKHLVHVVTPLLLPDTPIVAWWPTSAPINPSEDPIGKIAQRRITDAHYDPPVDALYNRRNHYAPGDSDVSWARLTPWRGVLASTLDQPPHEPIRSVRLYGESDCPSVDLAAGWLSERLGVSVQRFSTEGESVPFDANGFSEIPVRRIELERPSGTVIVEALEDEQTLSVTVPGREVALVAINRRSQADCLAEELRHLDPDVAYARALRGLSRISYPTI; this is translated from the coding sequence GTGATCTTTGAACTTCCTGATACCGATACGCGCGAGATCTCCAAGGCTCTCGTCCGCCTCCGCGATAAAGGCGGACAAGTCACTACTAGCAGAGTATTAACGCTCATCGTGGTGGCAAAAGAATCGGACGACATTACGGCGATCACAAATGCTACCCACGATTCTTCTGGGGAACATCCTTCCCGTGTCATTGTATTAATCACCGGCTCAGTAGAAGGCGATTCTCAGGTTGACGCAGAGGTTCGTATCGGCGGCGACGCCGGAGCCTCAGAAATAATCCTGATCAAGCTCCGCGGGCGCGTGGCCAAGCACCTTGTACACGTGGTTACGCCCCTTTTGCTTCCGGATACTCCGATCGTTGCATGGTGGCCTACCTCAGCGCCTATTAATCCAAGCGAAGATCCGATCGGGAAGATTGCGCAACGCAGGATCACCGACGCTCATTATGATCCTCCCGTTGATGCCCTCTATAACCGCCGTAACCACTACGCTCCAGGAGACTCGGACGTATCCTGGGCTCGTTTGACACCGTGGCGCGGAGTTCTTGCGTCAACGCTGGACCAGCCCCCTCATGAGCCAATCCGCAGTGTGCGACTATACGGAGAGTCTGATTGTCCTAGCGTCGATCTTGCCGCCGGTTGGCTTTCTGAGCGCCTTGGAGTTTCGGTCCAGCGATTTAGTACTGAAGGCGAGTCTGTTCCCTTTGACGCCAACGGTTTTTCGGAAATCCCGGTCCGAAGGATAGAACTTGAACGCCCATCTGGCACTGTCATAGTGGAAGCTCTTGAAGACGAGCAAACGCTTTCTGTTACGGTCCCAGGACGTGAGGTAGCCCTTGTTGCGATCAACCGTCGTAGTCAAGCAGATTGCCTCGCCGAAGAACTAAGGCACCTCGATCCCGATGTAGCATACGCACGAGCGCTTCGCGGTCTCAGCAGAATCAGCTACCCTACCATCTAA
- the zwf gene encoding glucose-6-phosphate dehydrogenase, with amino-acid sequence MTENQNQTEAPTAVNHWVNPLRDSEDKRLPRIAGPSGMVIFGVTGDLARKKLLPAIYDLANRGLLPAGFALVGYGRREWSKQDFEDYVHEAVKVGARTEFRENVWSRLAEGIHFARGNFDDDQAFDDLAALLSRLDKEQGTAGNWAYYLSVPPDYFSDVCHQLQRSGMAQAEGNSWRRVIVEKPFGHDQESARKLNTLINSVFPEKSVFRIDHYLGKETVQNILALRFANQLFDPLWNSHYVDHVQITMAEDIGLGGRAGYYDGIGAARDVIQNHLIQLLALVAMEEPIDFTPEQLQAEKIKVLRATRPVGPFAKTTARGQYAKGWQGSELVKGLREEDGFDPQSTTETYAACTLEINSRRWAGVPFYLRTGKRLGRRVTEIALVFKDAPHQPFSEGTRHSQGQNVVVIRVQPDEGMLMRFGSKVPGSAMEVRDVNMDFSYSEAFTEESPEAYERLILDALLDEASLFPTNEEVELSWNILDPILNFWAERGQPEEYSAGTWGPASADRMLERVNRAWRRP; translated from the coding sequence ATAACCGAAAACCAAAACCAAACCGAGGCCCCTACTGCGGTGAATCATTGGGTTAATCCGCTTCGTGATTCTGAGGACAAACGTCTTCCACGGATTGCTGGGCCAAGCGGTATGGTTATTTTCGGGGTAACTGGAGACTTGGCGCGGAAAAAACTTCTTCCCGCAATTTATGATCTTGCTAACCGAGGCCTACTACCGGCAGGTTTTGCCTTGGTAGGTTATGGCCGCCGAGAGTGGTCTAAACAAGATTTTGAAGACTACGTACATGAAGCAGTAAAAGTCGGCGCACGTACGGAGTTTCGTGAAAATGTTTGGTCCAGGTTAGCCGAGGGAATTCATTTTGCTCGGGGAAATTTTGACGATGATCAAGCTTTTGATGACCTCGCTGCTCTCCTAAGCCGTTTGGATAAAGAGCAAGGCACTGCCGGGAACTGGGCATACTATTTGTCTGTACCACCAGATTATTTCTCCGATGTGTGTCACCAGCTGCAACGCTCCGGTATGGCTCAAGCTGAGGGAAATTCATGGCGCCGAGTAATCGTAGAAAAACCATTCGGACACGATCAAGAGTCAGCGCGCAAACTCAATACCTTAATTAACTCAGTATTCCCAGAAAAATCGGTATTCCGCATCGATCACTATTTGGGAAAAGAGACTGTCCAGAACATTTTGGCGCTCCGCTTTGCAAACCAGCTTTTCGACCCATTGTGGAATTCGCATTATGTGGATCATGTGCAGATTACGATGGCAGAAGACATCGGGTTGGGTGGGCGTGCTGGATATTACGACGGCATCGGTGCAGCCCGCGACGTCATCCAGAATCACCTGATTCAGCTTCTCGCCCTCGTAGCAATGGAAGAACCCATTGATTTCACGCCAGAGCAGCTGCAGGCAGAAAAAATCAAGGTCTTACGCGCAACGCGTCCTGTTGGACCATTTGCTAAGACAACCGCTCGTGGTCAATATGCTAAAGGGTGGCAGGGCTCCGAGCTAGTCAAGGGGCTACGCGAAGAAGATGGTTTTGATCCACAATCGACTACAGAAACGTACGCAGCTTGTACCCTGGAAATTAATTCTCGGCGTTGGGCCGGCGTGCCATTCTATCTACGCACCGGCAAGCGTTTAGGTCGACGTGTCACTGAAATTGCGTTGGTCTTCAAAGATGCTCCGCACCAGCCTTTCAGCGAAGGAACACGGCACTCCCAGGGACAAAACGTTGTGGTTATTCGCGTCCAACCTGATGAAGGCATGTTGATGCGATTTGGCTCTAAAGTTCCGGGTTCAGCAATGGAAGTCCGCGATGTGAATATGGATTTCTCCTATTCAGAAGCGTTCACTGAAGAATCTCCCGAGGCATACGAGCGTTTGATACTAGATGCTCTCCTCGATGAGGCCAGCCTTTTCCCAACAAATGAAGAGGTTGAGCTCAGCTGGAATATCTTGGACCCCATTCTTAATTTTTGGGCAGAACGAGGACAACCAGAGGAGTATTCTGCGGGAACATGGGGCCCGGCTTCAGCAGACAGAATGCTAGAGCGAGTAAATCGAGCGTGGCGTCGCCCTTAA
- the tal gene encoding transaldolase — protein MNAIDALAQAGTSTWLDDLSRERITSGNLSELITTKSIVGVTTNPAIFAAAMSKGTAYDSQIADLKAHAVGVDEAVYAMSIQDVQQACDIFADVYKSSHGADGRVSIEVDPRISDDREATLAQARELWKQVDRPNVMIKIPATAGSLPAIADALAEGISVNVTLIFSVARYREVIAAYMEGINRAADNGLDVSTIYSVASFFVSRLDSEVDKRLEAIGTDEALALRGKAGVANARRAYAVFKELFSASELPENANIQRPLWASTGVKNPDYSPTLYVTELAGPDTVNTMPEATIDAVLGSNDNVSDALTDTAAEAEETFSAISQAGIDFEDVFAVLEQEGVDKFVAAWNELLDSMQARLS, from the coding sequence ATGAATGCAATCGATGCACTCGCACAAGCAGGAACTTCTACATGGCTAGATGATCTTTCACGTGAACGTATTACCTCTGGCAACCTTTCCGAGCTCATCACCACCAAGTCCATCGTTGGGGTAACAACTAACCCAGCAATCTTTGCTGCAGCAATGAGTAAAGGCACTGCTTATGATTCACAGATCGCGGACCTTAAAGCTCATGCTGTTGGAGTCGACGAAGCCGTCTATGCAATGAGTATCCAGGACGTCCAGCAAGCATGCGATATTTTTGCTGATGTCTACAAGTCCTCTCACGGTGCTGATGGAAGAGTAAGTATTGAAGTAGACCCCCGTATTTCTGATGACCGCGAGGCTACTCTCGCACAAGCACGCGAGTTGTGGAAACAGGTAGACCGTCCCAATGTCATGATCAAAATTCCAGCAACTGCAGGTTCTTTACCTGCTATAGCTGACGCACTCGCAGAAGGTATCAGTGTTAACGTAACCCTCATTTTCTCTGTAGCTCGATACCGAGAAGTTATCGCTGCTTATATGGAGGGCATCAACCGAGCAGCAGATAATGGCCTGGACGTATCCACCATCTATTCTGTGGCCTCTTTCTTCGTGTCACGTCTGGACTCAGAAGTAGATAAACGACTGGAAGCCATCGGAACGGATGAGGCTTTGGCTCTGCGAGGCAAAGCTGGTGTAGCCAACGCACGTCGTGCTTACGCAGTTTTCAAAGAACTTTTTTCCGCTTCAGAACTCCCTGAAAATGCAAATATTCAGCGTCCGCTCTGGGCATCCACTGGAGTAAAGAACCCCGATTACTCCCCTACGCTATATGTCACAGAACTTGCAGGTCCGGATACCGTCAACACTATGCCAGAAGCAACGATCGATGCAGTCTTAGGCTCCAACGATAACGTGAGTGACGCATTGACTGATACCGCGGCGGAGGCTGAAGAGACATTCTCTGCTATTTCTCAAGCCGGCATCGATTTCGAGGATGTTTTTGCAGTTCTTGAGCAAGAAGGCGTTGATAAGTTTGTTGCAGCGTGGAATGAGCTACTCGACTCTATGCAGGCTCGTTTGAGCTAA
- the secG gene encoding preprotein translocase subunit SecG, with the protein MALALQIILVISCVLMTVFVLLHKGKGGGLSSLFGGGVQSNLSGSTVVEKNLDRVTIFMGIIWIACIVGLNLIQAYAR; encoded by the coding sequence ATGGCACTTGCACTTCAGATCATTTTGGTCATCTCTTGCGTGCTGATGACCGTGTTCGTGCTGCTACATAAAGGCAAGGGTGGCGGCCTTTCGAGTCTCTTCGGCGGTGGCGTTCAGTCCAACTTGTCTGGTTCCACTGTGGTGGAAAAGAATCTTGACCGGGTCACTATTTTCATGGGCATCATCTGGATCGCCTGCATCGTAGGACTAAATCTGATTCAGGCTTACGCTCGCTGA